In Danio rerio strain Tuebingen ecotype United States chromosome 18, GRCz12tu, whole genome shotgun sequence, the genomic window cgtgtgtgtgtttataacatCTGTCCTCTCTACAATCTGTACAGCTGCTTTCCTACCTAAAAAAAGTGAATTTTACCACAGGCTTTGGGGATCCTGTGTCATTTGACAATAATGGAGATGCTCTAGCCATCTATGATGTTTTGAACTGGCAGCCGAGCTCTGAAGGATCAATTAAACTTCACAGTATTGGTGTAGTAAATGATGAGGTGGCAACAGGAATGGTGCTCAGACTGAATAAGGATGAAATTTACTGGAACTTTGAGGCACAAAAAGTAAGcttaaatttaatgtttttttttctggtaattTTAAGTCTAAATACTACTCAAAGCTTACAGATGACAACAATTAGAAAAGCCAAGCTTGTCATAATGTGACAGAGATGACAGAGGCATGACTGATAATGCATGATGTCACTTTCAGGCCCCACGGTCTGTGTGCAGTGAGAGCTGTCCCCCAGGCACCAGAAAAGCCATGAGGAAGGGCTTTCCTGTCTGCTGTTTTGACTGCCTGACATGTGGAGATGGTGAAATTTCTAACACAACAGGTGAGAATATTATTGTatacaaaattgtattatagaaataaacaaatgaattgaaCAAAGGTTAAGAGAACATCTACTAATTACAAGTTTTGTACCAACAGATGCTATTAAGTGCACAGTTTGTCCAGATGAATTTTGGTCCAATTTTAATAAGGATCAGTGTGTTCCTAAAGAAATAGAGTTTCTATCATATGAAGATCCTCTAGGCATCTCTCTGACCACTGCTTCCCTGCTAGGAACCTGCTTCTGTGCTCTTGTGATGATAATCTTTGCTTTTCATCATAACACTCCTATAGTACGTGCCAACAATTCAGAGCTCAGcttcctgctgcttttgtcactTAAACTGTGTTTTCTGTGTGTGCTGCTGTTCATTGGTCAGCCACAGTTGTGGACGTGTCAATTAAGACATGCTGTGTTTGGCATAAGTTTTGTCCTGTGCATCTCCAGCATTCTGGTGAAGACTATGGTGGTAATAGCTGTGTTCAACTCCTCTCGGCCTGAGGGCAAAGGAGCAATGCAATGGTTTGGAGCAGCTCAACAAAGATGTACAGTTCTAGTCCTCACAGTCCTCCAAGTAGTAATATGTGCTGTCTGGCTATCAACTTCTTCTCCAACACCACATAAAAATAACCAGTATGTCCGCTCCAAAATAGTCTATGAATGTGCCATTGGCTCAGTGGCTGGGTTTTCTTTGCTGCTAGGATATATAGGATTGTTGGCGGCAATAAGCTTTCTACTAGCCTTCCTAGCAAGAAATCTTCCAGATAATTTTAATGAGGCAAAGTTTATCACTTTTAGCATGTTAATCTTCTGTGCTGTATGGATTGCATTTGTTCCAGCATATGTGAGCTCTCCAGGAAAATATGCAGTGGCTGTGGAGATATTTGCTATCTTAGCTTCTAGTTTTGGAGTGCTGGTGGCCATATTTGCCCCAAAGTGttacataattattttacatCCAGAAAGAAACACTAAAAAAGCCATCATGGGAAGGGAaaccaaaaaatattaattttaaattattgggGTCAACCATTCTCTCAAAGAAAAAACAGTTTTGTAATAAAGAATAAGCCAGATCAATACACAagagtgcacgcacacacacacacacacacacacactcacacattgaTTGACACACATATTTAATAGTAGAGATGTTACGATAGCAAATTTCCCAGCCGAAACGATAATCGATTGTTTACTGCTATTGGCCAATACCGAGAGTTTGGTGGTTCTgcattgtgtattttatttttattaaatcaataatCCATAATAATTCTGAACACAATGCATTTAAAACTTTATCTTCATTTTAACAGTTGTTTCTTAGTGAATGGTTTCTTAAACAGAAAACACGTTGCTCAAATGAACATTAACAACATTTGTAAGATTAAATTAAGACTTTAAAAATGTTTCCATTACtagttaatattaaaattaactacacattaaaaaatgcattgcattgcacttgcattaaaaaaaagaataaaggttATGTGTGTTTAGAATGTTTCAGTGAACAGAAGTCACAGAAACAAAGgcagaaaacaaacactaaatATTTCTGAATAAGATCCCTGAAAAGCAAGTGTAGCAAAATGTGCCCatataattatgaataataataattaatattattaatataagttgtcttttacaggtttttttatttttatttttttacaaatgttttgctacaaatttcagaaccctggtgtcaatttttaaaaaatctagacACAAAATTTACAACCAATGTCAAAACtgcacatttttgcaaaaatCTTAACTCTTTCAAATGCCTGGATACAATACACATAAGTCAAAGTTACTTTGTTCATTGAACTAAAATCGTCTTTTCAATATAACACATAAACATCAAATTGATCCCATTTTAAAATGCAACTCACATTACATTTGAAATTACAGAGAATTCATTTAATCGACACAATATAACTTTCAACTGATACAAGCACTCAAAGTGATAAGTAACTGTTGCATTACTCCAGATGCATGAATACTGATGTACTATATTACAAGTTTAAATGATAAAAGTTTTGGGATAAATCAAATGACATTAGTTACCACAGAAGATGACCCATTAGAATATATATATGATTTCTGTTAACCATTACACcccatatagttgaagtcagaattattagcccccctgaattattcgctctgtttaattttttcaccattttctgttaacggagagaagattttttttcaacacatttatacaaaaggtaatgattcgcactcatcaaGAAATTACTTcgtactgtttttcttttttctttttacattatttgggtgatttaaagacacaaacgttttggcacaatgccttcctcagtgtgtgacaaaatcctctcactccacccttttatcccaTAGTCAAACACAATGCGTCATTAGTTAGATGGCCACTCGCATTTCATTAACCATGATTAACCACAGAAGGACTATCTATCTTCACACTTCAAACATCGTTCTACAGATAAAACAGTATATCAATTATTATCATTTGCCAGGTGTACATAATGAAGGATTCAGATTTTCTGCTTTCCAGTCCATCTCATCATgcaccaacgtttatccttttaaTCATCCTGTTTtttagtatttaactgtgaattgattttaattaatgaataagttaacacattgcttaatataagaatgttcagtgcatttgccagtctctttatacctattttcaggagccagcaaactaggtcagaggtcatggagatcttgagtggaactgaggactggaaacaactgtttctattgttatttctaggagataatactgtctaaaatgtctaaagtgattttgctatagttttacggttaaatcttttaaagtgattctactttttattcaagatagactttgtgtagtaagaatataactgcctgaatgtagattataccagtttttaaccagttttgataaagacggctgacggTACACTCAGATTATAAATTAGAAACAGATTataattaaagtgtgtgtgttctatttgattgttgatccgtttcacaggtctggagtcagctctaatcagtctaaagggtgtctgacgtttatgtttagatattgttcaaaattgtacgcacgaacctcacgtggaaatgttcctagtctatctgtgttttaaccaatcaggttagaacacctttatgtatgacgcagttaatgacgttatgtgagagtataattgttattgattggtgattgtaagcagagcggcctaggaactcattgagagtgttgaagctggcttctgcgaatgaaactgcaaactatcttcagtaaacttaatttatttttttttaaatctctgactccggctcttcttcatctaccagactggtcattctttgggttaaactgtaaactatccctacagtttTGGTGGAGGACGCGTGGCACTTGTATACTGGTAACACCATTGATCAATCTACAAAATGAAGGTAGGAAGATTTAAAAATTATAGACTAGGGATTGTCTGTGAAGTAGTGGGTAGTAACGGAACTTTTTTGGTTCTCATTCAGACGTGAATGGAAGGCGCCGGTGGATTCACAGGATTTTGTGGTAGATTGCTGTGGAATCCCTTAGAGAGCTGGTGCATTTTGTGGTACACTTATAGTGATACTGATAAGGGTAACAGTAGTTGAGAGGTGTACCTTCTCCTTCACCCGGAGTTGGAGTACTCATTTGATGGGTGTTTAGGAGGCTTTTGGGACATTCTCGGGCATAAAACCTGGACTGGTTTTCTATTTAGTAGTGGACTAAATTAACCCGAGATTGTAATTGAGTTTCACCACTGCTATCTAACTGCATCACAGACAAAAGGCATGCCATATCCCtgcaataaatacaatacaaaaatccgacagctaacattaaaaaattacatttgacaGTCACTCGAAGATTAAAAAATTATCTTACCTTCACCTCAACCCACATAACTAACCACACAAGAAACATTTACCCTCACCTTCAAAAACATAATTTCACAGGAAAATAGTATATTTACATCATTACAATGAAATTCCGAtaccaaaacataaaaaaatacatttgttataTTGTGTCGATCATCTCGACGGCAACTCGATGTTTGCAGacagtctgtttttttatttcaatgtatCATAATCAGCcacacaaaacatttattaacataatcgttttaataactcatttctaataactgatttattttatctatgatgacagtaaatattatttgactaaatatttttcaaggcacttctatacagctgaaagtgacatttaaaggcttaactaggttaattaggttaactgggcacgttagggtaattgggcaagttattgtttaacaatgatttgttctgtagattatcaaaaaaaaaatggtgaattaattttgtccctaatatagtttttaaaaaatttaaaactgcttttattctagccgaaataatatgtataatatatattatataaacagTTCATGAGCAATATCAGACTTTTAGCAGTAcggtatggctgtatatcagcactgatgaGAGGCGTGCGTGCCACGAGGGGGCAGGCTGGGTGCCTTTGTGTCCCAACAGTGCTGATAGACAGCCATATAGTGAgatattacatttatacaacatGTACATAAAAAAGAGAATTAAACAAGGATTCTAAAAACCCTTTTTGTATTacgaactactttcttccatccTTTATTCACAaatgcagctgacgtcagaacagcagaagccgttactaattcatcaacgtcactttagagctagtctttaaatgattctctagcgtaatgtctcaAGTGATggcaaaacagctgattttgctgacattttaagattctaATGCTGAACTTGAAATTAAATGCAAtctgtctacagagatatctccatACATTATTACAGTTGACAGCAGGGGTCACTAAactttcctggagggccgctgtcctgcagattttagctccaaccaggGGAATGGGGAGCGTTGTgtccgatcgccattcaatataatagactgaacagttttctatcagtcatcatagatgatcagtcattattatctgacataTTCAGTATAGCACATAGTTgattgctggccttgctgaacgatCTAAATTATACAGGTGTAaatataatggatttatttataatgtaggAAATATTAGATAGTTATTATAGGcaataatacatctttatatttaataaaaaattttatgtGTATTAAATGTATAACACTAGATTAGTATTTTACTCCAGCGATTGAATATTGTGTATtagcttaattttctaataactttttaattaacctgttagccagcaatCAATTTTTTGGGGGATTTACACCCACCTAACTTTtaatagtaacagttcctgacaccagtaagctacaaacacaaattatgtactattggaaagaagacactttgagctttactgtggtaaaaggagaagttacatgttaaaaaaaatataaaaagttgacTTGAAAGCCAAATATTTTgtgaattcatattttaaatttgatgatgatagcatgcaaaatgagatttctttaaaaagttttcagaggCTATGTTGATGTCCTTCTCTCCCTCACCGTCAGAGGCactttatcaaaaattattttcccaaagctaaaacatttacagttgctgaatgatttggtctacattcacatTTTATGTATCACTGGAAAGAAAATACTCTAGGCTTTATTATCCTTCATCTATTGTTTATAATGCTCTAACTGAAAAAATGTTATTGatgcttaagtaatgtaaaaaaaaactgcaccgcactaagtgaagtttattcataaacaaatttcgagaggatcacgtgcttatgattgttcacagctgttccaactttagctaatgactgattatcctatcagacgatccttaactcactataaataaccagacttttctcatctcaatatcttcgtcatGAAGAAAGCTCTGCTCCGCAACTACAAACACTACAAGCTTCAACCTACtagcttcaatctacaagcttcAACCTACAAGCTTCAAGCAATGAGCTCTAAATAACTGGAGATGGTTCCTCCCTCTCTCTCGACTCTCTTGCtaagaccttatgaatgaattTTGCCAGACACGCTTGTGAATTAAGTTAAGATTACAACAAATGTTATTCATAAATTAAAGTAAAGCCATTACTAACAttccatttacagtttttctaagTGGTGACATCGCTTTTAAGTCTTACAAAGTTTGATGTTGGcaattgatatatttatatatatataaataaataaataaataaataaacatataaaataaataataaataaacaaattaataaattaataataataataataattaattcattaattaaataaataatttaattaagtaataaataataataatttaaaaaataaaaataaataaaataaaaacatcaatagccatttaacttctgaaaagattaatacccaaccagtaaatattaGCCAGCTATTGgaaaacattatgccatcaagcacagaagtccaattgtaatacgccAGTGACTCATGTGTTGATATACAAGATTATATAGCAAGTCAGTTggatgtcagaaaaaaaaaaaaaaaaaaaaacggtaaagAAACAAAAttcccacttgactgttataaatataAGTTTAAACTCCACTTCACTATCACTTTACTTGCTCAGTCTTCAAGAGGTAACAGGTTTTCAGGACTACCAGACAAGCCACACCCCATATCCTCAGCTCTTCATCCATCTGCCATGCCGCGGCGGACGAACGGCCACCCCTACCATCCTTACATATCGTGTCAACAAAGCTATTGGGCCATGCATTAACTAAGGCGCTTCCATTTACTGTCGCCCATCCCCTTTAtaagatgcctcgcatggatatcAGCTAAAACAATTTCATGTCTGCAATACATGTATTATGTTGTAAAAATTAGATTTCtaattctgtttgtttttcaatttcagagatcatgactgctggctccagaagctgacccccatccaacctattacactccacatccgtTCCAAATACATTCACACTCTTCATAAAGGATACATTCCACTCACACAGCCAAATCTGACATGTTCACACTAGGCTTGTGATTTTTGAGATGTTCTGAACTAACCTCAAATTTCAATCTCTCAATCCACCCCCCAATATGTAATCTATTTTCTTTATTGAGCCCCTTCAGGTGGTTTCGGGGGATATTACCAAGGGTGCGGGTTCACTTCACTATGGCCCACTCAAATGCTCGAAATCCTCAACCAACAATCATCCCCTTCTGAACTATATACCATCATGGCCATCTTGCGGGGCAACAAATGGGCTGTATCTAGCATCCTCGTACACTGCGACACTGAAGCGGCTGTCCAATGCATCATTAAGGGGCGTTCTCATGCCATTAAGGCGCTAAGCTTGAACTACAGCCAATAAACATTTTGTATATTTGCTAAACATGTATCAGGTCATGTatcatgtattaaaaaaaaaaatcaatggctgactctgtcttttttctttttccagaAGTTTTGGCAACTGGCTCCAGAGGCGGATCCCCATCCAACACCAGTCACACACTATACAGAAATGATATTGCCCAAAGCCACCCGCTTTATCACACTACGCTACGGATACCTTTCCACAAACACAGCCCGCAACGTCGACGCTATGTACACTCAGGATTCCCCCCAGAACTATTCTCCAGCCACTCATCCAGAATTGGGGCAGCCACCACAGCCGCCCACCATGGGTTC contains:
- the olfcq9 gene encoding extracellular calcium-sensing receptor isoform X2 — encoded protein: MWAILLFCLFLSCNFICVTLMVSSGTCQKQGHFTLNGMHQDGDFVIGGLFEIQSYVKVYPEISFRTQPKLPNCDLFYMTSFQQALTMVFAISEINNNPNLLPNITLGYQIYDNCLRLGVAFRAATALISGTEETISDLNCKGPPPVIGVIGDPGSTHSIAISSVLGLFRLPMISYYATCSCLSDKKKYPSFFRTIPSDTFQVRAMVQTMRHFGWTWVGLIYSNNDYGLRAPYNVYKAVYALAHALHDLMQCKEKRGPLSEKNCADITDLKPWQLLSYLKKVNFTTGFGDPVSFDNNGDALAIYDVLNWQPSSEGSIKLHSIGVVNDEVATGMVLRLNKDEIYWNFEAQKAPRSVCSESCPPGTRKAMRKGFPVCCFDCLTCGDGEISNTTDAIKCTVCPDEFWSNFNKDQCVPKEIEFLSYEDPLGISLTTASLLGTCFCALVMIIFAFHHNTPIVRANNSELSFLLLLSLKLCFLCVLLFIGQPQLWTCQLRHAVFGISFVLCISSILVKTMVVIAVFNSSRPEGKGAMQWFGAAQQRCTVLVLTVLQVVICAVWLSTSSPTPHKNNQYVRSKIVYECAIGSVAGFSLLLGYIGLLAAISFLLAFLARNLPDNFNEAKFITFSMLIFCAVWIAFVPAYVSSPGKYAVAVEIFAILASSFGVLVAIFAPKCYIIILHPERNTKKAIMGRETKKY